The following coding sequences are from one Bradyrhizobium sp. 200 window:
- a CDS encoding sulfite reductase subunit alpha — MNQITPPPKIEIIPSSAPFSEAQRSWLNGFFAGLLSDAPTPLSAEQGAAVMQGATGDGDDGEAPWHDQTMPMADRMKLAEGRPLRRRMMAAMAQQDCGQCGYDCHNYSEAIATKSEARLNLCVPGGKETARMLKSLYEEIDKAPAAPASASSAAPATPAVVAEPGRSRDNPIAATFLSRRLLNKQGSEKETWHIEFDLSGCGLDYVVGDSFGIFARNDVGLADQIIALLGASHTTKVNGKTLREVLIDDVSLSPAPDSLFELISFITGGATREKARALAQGEDPDGDAATLDVMAVLQKFSGVRPHPEAFVEALEPLQPRLYSISSSHNATPGKLSLTVDCVRYVINKRKRLGLASTFLAERINPGDELKVYVQKAHGFALPQDPKVPIIMIGPGTGVAPFRAFLLDRRATGAPGKNWLFFGHQRSDCDFFYADELNALKTSGLLTRLSLAWSRDGDKKFYVQDRMREVGRELWTWLAEGANIYVCGDAKRMAKDVERALVDIVAQFGARTTDEAVSFVGELKKTGRFQQDVY, encoded by the coding sequence ATGAACCAGATCACGCCCCCGCCGAAGATCGAGATCATTCCATCGAGCGCGCCGTTCTCGGAGGCGCAGCGTTCCTGGCTGAACGGGTTCTTTGCTGGCCTGCTGTCGGACGCCCCGACGCCGCTGTCGGCCGAGCAGGGCGCGGCCGTCATGCAAGGCGCCACCGGCGATGGCGATGACGGCGAAGCGCCGTGGCACGACCAGACCATGCCGATGGCCGACCGCATGAAGCTAGCGGAGGGCCGCCCGCTGCGGCGGCGCATGATGGCCGCGATGGCGCAGCAGGATTGCGGACAGTGTGGCTACGACTGTCACAACTATTCGGAAGCGATTGCGACTAAGAGCGAGGCGCGCCTCAACCTCTGCGTCCCCGGCGGCAAGGAAACCGCGCGGATGCTGAAATCGCTCTATGAGGAGATCGACAAGGCGCCGGCTGCGCCCGCATCGGCCTCCTCAGCCGCACCGGCTACGCCCGCCGTCGTGGCCGAGCCCGGACGCTCGCGCGACAATCCGATCGCGGCGACCTTCCTGTCGCGTCGCCTCCTGAACAAGCAGGGGTCGGAAAAGGAGACCTGGCACATCGAGTTCGATCTGTCCGGCTGCGGGCTCGACTATGTCGTCGGCGATTCCTTCGGCATTTTCGCGCGCAACGATGTCGGGCTGGCGGACCAGATCATCGCGCTGCTCGGCGCATCCCACACCACCAAGGTGAATGGCAAGACGCTGCGCGAGGTCCTGATCGACGACGTCTCGCTGTCGCCGGCGCCGGACTCGCTGTTCGAACTGATCTCCTTCATCACCGGCGGCGCCACGCGCGAGAAGGCAAGGGCGCTGGCGCAGGGCGAGGACCCCGACGGCGACGCGGCCACGCTGGATGTGATGGCGGTGCTGCAGAAATTCTCCGGCGTGCGCCCGCATCCCGAGGCGTTTGTCGAGGCGCTCGAGCCGCTGCAGCCGCGGCTTTATTCGATCTCGTCGTCGCACAATGCGACGCCCGGAAAATTGTCGCTGACGGTCGACTGCGTGCGCTACGTGATCAACAAACGCAAACGCTTAGGTCTCGCTTCCACGTTCCTGGCAGAACGCATCAATCCTGGCGATGAGTTGAAGGTCTATGTGCAGAAGGCCCATGGCTTCGCGCTGCCGCAGGATCCCAAGGTCCCGATCATCATGATCGGGCCCGGCACCGGCGTGGCGCCGTTCCGCGCCTTCCTGCTCGACCGCCGCGCTACCGGGGCGCCCGGCAAGAACTGGCTGTTCTTCGGCCATCAGCGCAGCGACTGCGATTTCTTCTATGCCGACGAACTCAACGCCTTGAAGACGTCGGGCCTGCTGACGCGGTTGTCGCTGGCGTGGTCGCGTGACGGTGACAAGAAATTCTACGTGCAGGACCGCATGCGCGAGGTCGGCCGCGAATTGTGGACCTGGCTTGCCGAGGGCGCCAACATCTATGTCTGCGGCGATGCCAAGCGGATGGCCAAGGACGTCGAGCGCGCACTGGTCGATATCGTCGCCCAGTTTGGCGCCCGAACCACCGACGAGGCCGTCAGCTTTGTCGGGGAACTCAAAAAGACGGGCCGATTCCAGCAGGACGTTTACTAA
- a CDS encoding CmpA/NrtA family ABC transporter substrate-binding protein, with amino-acid sequence MTTPLHIGFIPLVDAAALIIAVDKGFAAAEGLDITLVREVSWSNVRDKLNIGLFDAAHLLTPVAIASSLGLGHVKVPIVAPFNLGLNGNAITVSPSLHAAIMGELEGDAVDPMATALALARVVAKRRKSGAEPLTFGMTFPFSTHNYQLRFWMAAGGVDPDEDVRLVVLPPPYMVDSLANGHVDAFCVGAPWNSVAVDLGVGHILHFVSDILVRAAEKVLAVRQSWSEKNSGALAALIRAASHAAEYIEDPGNRAETAHVLSRPDRLGVGAEVIQRTLDGRLKISPDGQRRESSRYLLVGREGAARPDPAQAAWLYAQMVRWGQTPMRPDALRTAMEVFRPDLYDAAMGRQGKAPSASDAIGAFAGPAFDPDDIAGHLAAFKIGHWKS; translated from the coding sequence ATGACCACACCGCTGCATATCGGTTTCATTCCGCTGGTCGACGCCGCCGCGCTGATCATCGCCGTCGACAAGGGCTTTGCGGCGGCCGAAGGGCTCGATATCACGCTGGTGCGGGAAGTGTCGTGGTCCAACGTCCGCGACAAGCTCAATATCGGCCTGTTCGACGCCGCGCATTTGCTGACGCCTGTGGCGATCGCCTCGAGCCTCGGGCTCGGACACGTCAAGGTGCCGATCGTGGCGCCGTTCAATCTCGGCCTCAACGGCAACGCGATCACGGTGTCGCCTTCGCTGCATGCGGCGATCATGGGCGAGCTCGAGGGCGATGCGGTCGATCCCATGGCGACCGCGCTGGCGCTTGCCCGCGTCGTGGCGAAGCGGCGCAAGAGCGGCGCGGAACCGCTGACCTTCGGCATGACGTTCCCGTTCTCCACCCACAATTACCAGCTCCGGTTCTGGATGGCGGCAGGCGGCGTCGATCCTGACGAGGACGTTCGCCTCGTGGTGCTGCCGCCGCCCTACATGGTGGACAGCCTCGCCAATGGGCATGTGGATGCATTCTGCGTCGGCGCACCCTGGAACTCGGTCGCGGTCGATCTCGGCGTCGGCCACATCCTGCATTTCGTCTCTGATATCCTGGTGCGCGCGGCAGAAAAGGTTCTCGCAGTCAGGCAAAGCTGGTCGGAAAAGAATTCGGGCGCGCTGGCTGCCCTGATCCGGGCGGCTTCCCACGCCGCCGAATACATCGAGGATCCCGGAAACCGCGCCGAGACCGCGCATGTGCTGTCGCGACCCGACCGGCTCGGCGTCGGCGCCGAGGTGATCCAGCGCACCCTCGACGGCCGCCTGAAGATTTCACCCGATGGCCAGCGGCGCGAGAGCAGCCGCTATCTTCTGGTGGGGCGCGAGGGCGCGGCCCGGCCTGATCCCGCCCAGGCAGCCTGGCTCTACGCGCAGATGGTGCGCTGGGGGCAGACGCCGATGCGGCCGGACGCGCTCCGGACCGCCATGGAGGTATTCAGGCCGGACCTCTACGACGCTGCCATGGGGCGCCAGGGCAAGGCCCCCAGCGCTTCTGACGCCATCGGCGCCTTTGCCGGGCCCGCGTTTGATCCCGATGACATTGCCGGCCATCTGGCGGCTTTCAAAATCGGGCATTGGAAGTCTTGA
- a CDS encoding ANTAR domain-containing protein — translation MSAESSPKIVIVDESPIRAAILEEGLREAGFTGVVHISEMQSLLARIYALDPDVILIDLENPSRDVLEQMFQVSRAVRRPIAMFVDQSDAASIQASVDAGVSAYIVDGLKKERIKPILDLCISRFNAFSKLQDELDRTKSALEERKVIDRAKGILMKVKGLTEDEAYVLMRSTAMREKKKIGEIAQSILTASELLK, via the coding sequence ATGAGCGCTGAGTCGTCGCCGAAAATCGTCATTGTCGACGAAAGCCCGATCCGGGCCGCAATCCTGGAAGAGGGGTTGCGGGAGGCGGGTTTTACCGGCGTCGTGCATATCAGCGAAATGCAGAGCCTGCTCGCGCGAATTTATGCCCTCGATCCCGACGTCATCCTGATCGATCTGGAGAACCCCAGCCGCGACGTGCTGGAACAGATGTTCCAGGTCAGCCGCGCGGTGCGGCGGCCGATTGCCATGTTCGTCGACCAGAGCGATGCCGCCTCGATCCAGGCCTCCGTCGACGCCGGCGTCTCCGCCTACATCGTCGATGGTCTGAAGAAGGAGCGGATCAAGCCGATCCTCGACCTCTGCATTTCCCGCTTCAACGCCTTCTCGAAGCTGCAGGACGAACTCGACCGCACCAAGTCCGCGCTCGAGGAGCGCAAGGTGATCGACCGCGCCAAGGGAATCCTGATGAAGGTAAAGGGCCTCACCGAAGACGAAGCCTATGTACTCATGCGCTCCACGGCGATGCGCGAGAAAAAGAAGATCGGCGAGATCGCACAGTCGATCCTGACCGCGTCGGAGTTGCTGAAATGA
- a CDS encoding NirA family protein, with protein sequence MKIETLTVDFTDEQKRYLEGFTTGLQISRVGRGLGGNAGKANTEPTGPDAAHIKAQDKVTASGKKLADQEKFKREEHPFDAYPRLKQQALDNAPPNPADNFRWRYYGLFYVAPAQDSYMCRLRIPNGILKHWQFAGLADLAEKLCGPFCHVTTRANLQVREIPPKNAVALIEGIQDLGLCSRGTGADNIRNVTGTPTAGIDPQELLDTREYAREWHYHILNDRSLYGLPRKFNVAFDGAGKIAVLEDTNDIAFSAVEVKDGFGVEPGVWFRLGLGGITGHRDFARYGDIIVKPADATRVSDAIVRIFIDLGDRTNRNKARLKYVLDGMGHDKFLALVEERLGKPFTRVPPQALAPRPAFDRMAHIGVHRQKQEGLNWIGVSLPLGKVTCDQMRGLAKIAQDLGDGDIRLTVWQNLLIPGVRDENVELAIAAIRKIGLAVEASQIRAGLIACTGNAGCRFAASNTKRHAAEIGDWCEPRVNIDTPLNIHVTGCHHSCAQHYISDIGLIAAKVDVGEDVDPVEGYHLFTGGGFGPDADVGQEVYHDLKAEDAPKTVERLLKAYLAHRSSPEETFLTFARRHDGETLRKLADAEVSS encoded by the coding sequence ATGAAGATCGAGACGCTCACAGTCGATTTCACCGACGAGCAGAAACGCTATCTCGAAGGCTTTACCACCGGTCTGCAGATCAGCCGGGTAGGGCGCGGCCTCGGCGGTAATGCCGGCAAGGCGAATACTGAGCCGACCGGGCCGGATGCCGCGCATATCAAAGCGCAGGACAAGGTCACGGCCTCCGGCAAGAAGCTCGCCGACCAGGAAAAGTTCAAGCGCGAGGAGCACCCGTTCGATGCCTATCCCCGACTGAAGCAGCAGGCGCTCGACAATGCGCCGCCTAACCCTGCGGATAATTTCCGCTGGCGCTATTACGGCCTGTTCTACGTCGCGCCGGCGCAGGATTCCTACATGTGCCGGTTGCGGATTCCGAACGGTATTCTGAAGCACTGGCAGTTCGCCGGCCTGGCCGATCTCGCCGAAAAACTGTGCGGGCCGTTCTGCCACGTCACCACGCGGGCCAATCTGCAGGTGCGCGAGATTCCGCCGAAGAACGCGGTGGCGTTGATCGAAGGCATCCAGGACCTCGGCCTGTGCTCGCGCGGTACCGGCGCCGACAACATCCGCAACGTCACGGGCACGCCGACGGCCGGGATCGATCCGCAGGAACTGCTGGATACCCGCGAATATGCCCGTGAGTGGCACTATCACATTCTCAATGACCGCTCGCTGTACGGGTTGCCGCGCAAGTTCAACGTCGCCTTCGACGGCGCCGGCAAGATCGCTGTGCTGGAAGACACCAACGACATCGCGTTCTCCGCGGTGGAGGTGAAAGATGGTTTCGGCGTCGAGCCCGGCGTCTGGTTTCGCCTTGGGCTCGGCGGCATCACCGGCCACAGGGATTTCGCCAGATATGGCGACATCATCGTCAAGCCGGCCGATGCGACCAGAGTGTCTGACGCCATCGTGCGGATCTTCATCGATCTCGGCGACCGTACCAACCGCAACAAGGCGCGGCTGAAATATGTGCTCGACGGGATGGGGCACGACAAGTTTCTCGCGCTGGTCGAGGAGCGGCTCGGCAAACCCTTCACCCGCGTGCCGCCGCAAGCGCTCGCGCCGCGGCCGGCTTTCGACCGCATGGCGCATATCGGGGTGCACAGGCAGAAGCAGGAAGGGCTGAACTGGATCGGCGTCTCGTTGCCGCTCGGAAAAGTCACCTGCGATCAGATGCGCGGGCTGGCAAAGATCGCGCAGGATCTCGGCGACGGCGATATCCGCCTGACCGTCTGGCAGAACCTGCTGATCCCGGGCGTGCGCGATGAGAACGTCGAACTGGCGATCGCCGCGATCAGGAAAATCGGGCTGGCGGTCGAGGCCTCGCAAATCCGCGCCGGGCTGATTGCCTGCACTGGCAATGCCGGGTGCCGGTTTGCGGCGTCCAACACCAAGCGCCATGCCGCCGAGATCGGCGACTGGTGCGAGCCGCGCGTCAATATCGACACGCCGCTCAACATCCACGTCACCGGCTGCCATCATTCCTGCGCGCAGCACTACATCAGCGATATCGGGCTGATCGCGGCGAAGGTGGATGTCGGCGAGGATGTCGATCCGGTCGAGGGATATCATTTGTTCACCGGCGGCGGTTTTGGTCCGGACGCCGATGTCGGGCAGGAGGTCTATCACGACCTCAAGGCGGAAGACGCGCCAAAGACGGTCGAGCGATTGCTGAAGGCCTATCTCGCGCACCGTTCCTCGCCGGAAGAGACCTTTCTGACGTTCGCGCGCCGCCATGACGGCGAGACGCTGCGCAAGCTCGCCGACGCCGAGGTGTCCTCATGA
- a CDS encoding biotin-dependent carboxyltransferase family protein: MSKLVIAAIGPASSVQDGGRPGAQRYGLVPSGAMDRLALAAANILAGNEPFTAAIEVGPFGAKFTARGGAIRVALAGAPRNADIAGRAVASDTSATLADGETLTLGFARGGSFSYLAIEGGLAGEPMFGSLAVNARAGLGSPYPRPLQAGDELQTKAASGAPERRIELPTVTDAPIRVVWGPQDDEFADETRKLFLDSEWTISATSDRMGYRLEGPVLRHLHGHNIVSDGTVNGSLQVPGNGQPIVLMRDRGTSGGYPKIATVISADFGRFAQIPAGRAFRFRAVSMAEAQAEARKFAKLLRTLPERLRAIESVDLNIDALHDANVAGHAVSAVDAGTWHAVTLADIAGPD; encoded by the coding sequence ATGAGCAAGCTCGTCATTGCAGCGATCGGTCCGGCAAGTTCGGTACAGGACGGTGGACGTCCCGGCGCCCAGCGCTACGGCCTGGTGCCGAGCGGCGCGATGGATCGGCTGGCGCTGGCGGCCGCGAATATTCTGGCCGGCAACGAACCGTTCACGGCGGCCATCGAGGTCGGTCCGTTCGGGGCCAAGTTCACCGCACGCGGCGGCGCGATACGCGTTGCGCTGGCGGGAGCCCCGCGCAATGCCGATATCGCCGGTCGTGCCGTGGCATCAGATACTTCCGCAACCCTTGCCGATGGCGAGACGCTGACGCTCGGCTTTGCCCGCGGCGGCTCGTTCAGCTATCTCGCGATCGAAGGCGGCCTTGCCGGCGAGCCGATGTTCGGCAGCCTCGCCGTCAACGCGCGCGCGGGGCTAGGCAGTCCCTATCCGCGGCCGCTGCAGGCCGGCGACGAACTGCAGACGAAGGCCGCCAGCGGCGCGCCGGAACGGCGGATCGAACTGCCGACGGTCACCGATGCGCCGATCCGCGTCGTGTGGGGTCCGCAGGATGACGAGTTCGCCGACGAGACCAGAAAGCTGTTTCTCGACAGCGAGTGGACGATCTCGGCGACCAGCGACCGCATGGGCTACCGGCTCGAAGGCCCCGTGCTTAGACATCTCCACGGCCACAACATCGTTTCCGACGGCACCGTGAACGGCAGCCTGCAGGTGCCCGGCAATGGCCAGCCGATCGTGCTGATGCGTGATCGCGGCACCAGCGGCGGCTATCCCAAGATCGCGACCGTGATTTCCGCCGACTTCGGACGGTTCGCGCAGATCCCTGCTGGGCGCGCCTTCCGCTTCCGGGCCGTCAGCATGGCAGAAGCGCAGGCGGAGGCGCGCAAATTTGCGAAGCTGCTGCGCACCCTGCCCGAGCGGCTGCGGGCCATCGAAAGCGTTGATCTCAACATCGATGCGCTGCACGATGCCAATGTCGCGGGCCACGCCGTTAGCGCCGTCGATGCCGGAACCTGGCACGCAGTTACTCTGGCCGACATAGCGGGCCCGGACTGA
- a CDS encoding acetylornithine transaminase, whose amino-acid sequence MTNAAHPFDALMNITARPQAVFVRGEGAYLWDDSGKRYLDFMQGWAVNCLGHSPPVIAEALAAQARLLLTPSPAFYNGPSLKLAQALVENSCFDQVFFANSGAEANEGAIKLARKYGAKYRNGAFEIITFEGGFHGRTLATMSASGKKAFEPLFEPKVSGFRKARLNDLDSVKALISDNTVAVMLEPIQGEAGVWPATDQFLKALRALTKEHGLLLIVDEIQTGMGRTGKLFHYEHAEIEPDIMTLGKGIGGGVPLAALLATAHASCFEHGDQGGTFNGNPLMCAAGLAVLEEVSKPGFLKAAADAGLFLESELQKLSARHGLGEVRGRGLLLALDLKLPIGAAIVAEALADGVLINSPQPDALRFMPALNVTREEISLMIDCLDAILVKAGAARRVA is encoded by the coding sequence ATGACCAATGCTGCCCATCCGTTCGACGCGCTGATGAACATCACCGCCCGCCCGCAGGCCGTGTTCGTTCGCGGCGAAGGCGCCTACCTCTGGGACGACAGCGGCAAGCGCTATCTCGATTTCATGCAGGGCTGGGCCGTCAACTGCCTCGGACACTCGCCGCCGGTCATTGCTGAAGCCCTCGCGGCGCAGGCCAGGCTGCTGCTGACGCCGAGCCCTGCCTTCTACAACGGCCCCAGCCTGAAGCTGGCGCAGGCGCTGGTCGAGAATAGCTGCTTCGATCAGGTTTTCTTCGCCAATTCAGGCGCGGAGGCCAATGAGGGCGCCATCAAGCTCGCGCGGAAATACGGCGCAAAATACAGGAACGGCGCGTTCGAAATCATCACCTTCGAAGGCGGCTTTCACGGCCGCACGCTCGCCACCATGTCGGCATCGGGCAAGAAGGCGTTCGAGCCGCTGTTCGAGCCGAAAGTGTCGGGCTTCCGCAAGGCCAGACTCAACGACCTCGATTCAGTGAAGGCACTGATCTCGGACAACACGGTCGCCGTGATGCTGGAGCCGATCCAGGGCGAAGCCGGCGTCTGGCCTGCGACCGATCAGTTCCTGAAGGCGTTGCGTGCGCTGACCAAGGAGCACGGCCTGCTCCTGATCGTCGACGAGATCCAGACCGGCATGGGCCGGACCGGAAAACTGTTCCATTACGAACATGCCGAAATCGAGCCCGACATCATGACGCTCGGCAAGGGCATCGGCGGCGGCGTTCCGCTGGCGGCCCTGCTCGCGACCGCGCATGCGTCTTGCTTCGAGCACGGTGACCAGGGCGGCACGTTCAACGGCAATCCGTTGATGTGCGCCGCCGGGCTTGCCGTGCTTGAGGAGGTTTCAAAGCCGGGATTCCTGAAAGCGGCGGCGGACGCCGGCCTTTTCCTGGAAAGCGAACTGCAAAAACTGTCCGCACGGCATGGTCTCGGCGAAGTCCGTGGCCGCGGGCTGCTGCTGGCGCTCGACCTCAAACTGCCGATCGGTGCCGCGATCGTGGCCGAGGCGCTTGCGGACGGCGTCCTCATCAACTCGCCGCAGCCCGATGCGCTACGCTTCATGCCGGCGCTCAACGTCACCCGCGAGGAAATATCGCTGATGATCGATTGCCTTGATGCGATTTTGGTCAAGGCCGGTGCGGCGAGACGCGTGGCGTAG
- a CDS encoding 5-oxoprolinase subunit PxpA, translating into MTTIDLNCDLGEGFGAWEMGNDAAMIELATSVNVACGFHAGDADIMRRTVELAKARGVSVGAHPGYRDLHGFGRRPIPGLKSSEIENLIAYQIGALQAIATAAGHKVTHVKAHGALSNVACEDDTTAKAIANGIKAVDPNLIFVVLANSKLVQAGEAANLPMVHEVFADRAYEDNGSLVSRKKPGAVLHDAKEIAGRVVRMVQDGAVVSVTGKVIRMRTDTVCIHGDTPGAVDIARGVRQALKDAGIAVAPFKTII; encoded by the coding sequence ATGACAACCATCGACCTCAATTGCGATCTCGGCGAAGGATTTGGCGCATGGGAAATGGGCAACGACGCCGCGATGATCGAGCTTGCGACGTCGGTGAATGTCGCCTGCGGCTTCCATGCCGGCGATGCCGACATCATGCGCCGCACCGTTGAGCTTGCCAAAGCGCGCGGCGTCAGCGTCGGCGCGCATCCTGGGTATCGCGACCTGCATGGCTTCGGCCGGCGTCCGATCCCGGGTTTGAAGTCGTCGGAGATCGAGAACCTCATCGCCTACCAGATCGGCGCATTGCAGGCGATTGCGACCGCGGCCGGCCACAAGGTCACGCATGTGAAGGCGCATGGCGCGCTCTCCAATGTCGCCTGTGAGGACGACACGACCGCGAAGGCCATCGCCAACGGCATCAAGGCCGTCGACCCCAACCTGATTTTCGTGGTACTCGCCAATTCCAAGCTGGTGCAGGCGGGCGAAGCCGCCAACCTGCCGATGGTGCACGAGGTGTTCGCCGACCGCGCCTATGAAGACAACGGCTCGCTGGTGTCGCGCAAGAAGCCGGGCGCCGTGCTGCACGATGCAAAAGAGATCGCTGGCCGCGTGGTGCGGATGGTGCAGGACGGCGCCGTGGTCTCAGTCACCGGCAAGGTGATCAGGATGCGGACCGACACCGTGTGCATTCACGGCGACACGCCGGGCGCGGTCGATATCGCGCGCGGCGTGCGTCAGGCGTTGAAGGATGCGGGGATTGCGGTCGCGCCGTTCAAGACGATAATTTGA
- the rimO gene encoding 30S ribosomal protein S12 methylthiotransferase RimO: MERAPRISFTSLGCPKALVDSERIITRLRAEGYELARKHDGADIVIVNTCGFLDSAKQESLGAIGEAMAENGKVIVTGCMGAEPEQIEAAYPGVLSITGPQQYESVLEAVHRALPPVHNPHLDLVPPQGVKLTPRHYAYLKISEGCNNRCSFCIIPKLRGDLVSRPANDVLREAERLVAAGVKELLVISQDTSAYGVDVKYAESPWKDRQVRAKFFDLAKELGELGAWVRLQYVYPYPHVDEVIGLMTEGKILPYLDIPFQHASPEVLKAMKRPAAQEKTLARIKKWREQCPDLTLRSTFIVGFPGETDSDFAYLLDWLEEAEIDRLGCFKYEPVAGAASNAIGHAVSDEVKQERWNALMARQQKISARRLKRKVGTRQQIIIDEVGPTVAKGRSKADAPQIDGAVYLSSRRPLKVGEIVTAKIERADQYDLHGSVAGF; encoded by the coding sequence ATGGAAAGAGCGCCGCGCATCTCGTTCACCAGCCTCGGTTGCCCCAAGGCACTGGTGGATTCCGAGCGCATCATCACCCGGCTGCGCGCCGAAGGCTATGAGCTGGCGCGCAAGCATGACGGGGCCGACATCGTCATTGTCAATACCTGCGGGTTCCTCGACAGCGCCAAGCAAGAATCGCTCGGCGCCATCGGCGAGGCGATGGCCGAGAACGGCAAGGTCATCGTCACCGGCTGCATGGGCGCCGAACCCGAGCAGATCGAGGCGGCCTATCCGGGCGTGCTCTCGATAACAGGCCCGCAGCAATATGAGAGCGTGCTGGAGGCCGTGCACCGCGCGCTGCCGCCGGTCCATAATCCGCATCTGGATCTGGTGCCACCGCAGGGCGTCAAGCTGACGCCGCGGCACTACGCTTATCTGAAGATTTCCGAAGGCTGCAACAACCGCTGCAGCTTCTGCATCATTCCAAAACTGCGCGGCGACCTGGTGTCGCGTCCGGCCAATGACGTGCTGCGCGAGGCGGAAAGGCTCGTTGCCGCCGGCGTCAAGGAATTGCTGGTCATTTCGCAGGACACCTCGGCCTATGGCGTCGACGTGAAGTATGCGGAAAGTCCGTGGAAGGACCGCCAGGTCCGCGCCAAATTCTTCGACCTCGCCAAGGAGCTCGGCGAACTCGGCGCCTGGGTGCGGCTGCAATATGTCTACCCCTACCCGCATGTCGACGAAGTCATCGGACTGATGACCGAAGGCAAGATCCTGCCCTATCTCGATATTCCCTTCCAGCATGCGAGCCCGGAGGTCCTGAAAGCCATGAAGCGTCCCGCCGCGCAGGAAAAGACGCTGGCGCGGATCAAGAAGTGGCGTGAGCAATGTCCTGACCTGACGCTGCGCTCGACCTTCATTGTTGGCTTTCCCGGCGAAACCGATTCCGATTTCGCCTATCTGCTCGACTGGCTCGAAGAGGCCGAGATTGATCGGCTCGGCTGCTTCAAATACGAGCCGGTTGCGGGCGCCGCCTCCAACGCGATCGGCCATGCCGTGTCCGACGAGGTCAAGCAGGAGCGCTGGAATGCGCTGATGGCCCGGCAGCAGAAAATCTCCGCCCGCCGCCTCAAGCGCAAGGTCGGCACAAGGCAGCAGATCATCATCGACGAAGTCGGGCCCACGGTCGCAAAGGGTCGGTCAAAGGCCGACGCGCCGCAGATCGATGGCGCGGTCTATCTCTCCAGCCGCCGCCCGCTGAAGGTGGGCGAGATCGTGACGGCGAAGATCGAGCGGGCGGATCAGTACGACTTGCACGGCAGCGTCGCCGGATTCTGA
- a CDS encoding class I SAM-dependent methyltransferase, producing the protein MSAPTIKFDDGAVYERMMGKWSGLAGRAFIDWLSPPPNLRWVDIGCGNGAFTQLLVEHCAPMTVEGVDPSEGQLAFARERLATPVAKFRQGDAMALPFADGTFDAAVMALVVFFIPDPARGVAEMARIVRPGGLAAAYIWDVVRGGGPSEAIIIEMKGMGFTPPRAPKAEASTPEGLHALWTRAGFADIEARVLRTRRTFDDFEDYWSTTIAAPNLAPMLTTMATADVTQLKSRVREQVPIEASGRVSIEAHANAIVGRRPG; encoded by the coding sequence ATGTCCGCGCCGACGATCAAGTTCGATGACGGCGCCGTCTATGAACGGATGATGGGCAAGTGGAGTGGACTGGCCGGACGCGCTTTTATTGATTGGCTCTCGCCCCCGCCCAATTTGCGATGGGTCGACATCGGTTGTGGCAATGGCGCGTTTACACAGTTGCTGGTCGAGCACTGCGCCCCAATGACCGTCGAAGGCGTGGATCCCTCGGAAGGTCAGCTGGCCTTTGCACGAGAGCGGCTGGCGACACCTGTCGCGAAGTTTCGACAGGGCGATGCAATGGCATTGCCATTTGCCGATGGGACCTTCGATGCGGCCGTAATGGCGCTCGTTGTGTTTTTCATTCCGGACCCTGCCAGAGGGGTCGCTGAAATGGCTCGCATCGTGCGGCCGGGAGGTCTCGCGGCCGCTTATATCTGGGACGTCGTCAGAGGCGGCGGCCCGTCGGAGGCCATCATAATCGAGATGAAAGGCATGGGGTTCACGCCACCGCGGGCCCCGAAAGCGGAAGCCTCGACGCCCGAAGGACTACATGCGCTGTGGACACGGGCGGGTTTCGCCGATATCGAAGCGCGCGTTCTTCGCACGCGACGAACGTTCGACGATTTCGAGGACTATTGGTCCACTACGATCGCGGCGCCCAATCTCGCTCCGATGCTCACAACGATGGCGACAGCCGACGTGACGCAACTCAAGTCTCGGGTTCGTGAGCAGGTGCCTATCGAGGCGAGTGGGCGTGTCTCGATCGAGGCGCACGCCAATGCGATCGTCGGCCGTCGGCCCGGATAG